TAGTGCGCGCTGACCATGACCACGCCCTGGTCCGCGCTCGGCACGGTGGCCGGGCGCTCGGCGATCACGTTGTACGAGGTCAGGTTCGTGTAGTGGTCCGATGACAGCTCGAGCTGGGCGTTGCCGGACTTGAGCCGGTCGCGCAGCTTCTCCGCCTGCACCTGGGCCAGCCCGAGCACCGGGATCTGCACCGGGGTCGGAATGGTCGGGGAGAACGCAGACAGCTTGCGGTCGGCGGTCGCGCTCAGACGCCCGATCAGCACCGCGGCCGCGCCGCGCTCGGCGGCGAGCTGGTAGGCGGTGGCGTTGTTGGTGACGCCCGCGTAGAAGACGATCTTGCCGGTCACGTCGGCGGGGAAGCTCTCCGCCGCGCCGCTGCCGACGTCGACCACTTCGCCGGAGAAGGTGGCGTTCTGCGCGCCCTGCGGGGACGAACCCGTCTGCCAGGTCTCGCCGCCGATCCGGATCTGCCCGAGGAACTTGTCCGCGACCGGGAACGGCTGCACGGTCACCTGGTAGCGCAGCTTCCGCAGCGTGCTGGCGATGTGGTCGCGGGCCTTCAGTTCACCGGCGGTCCCGGCGATGCGCGGGCCGATGTCGTCGCTCAGCACCTTGAGGTGTTCGAGCGCGCGCTGCGCCCGGACCCTGGCGACCACCGGGTAGTCGCCGAAGGCCAGGTCCGGCTTGGCGGCCGCGCCGGGGCGCTGCCTGCCCGCCGCCGCGGCGGTCGCGGGGTTCAGCCCGATGGCCGCGGCGCCGGCGAGCGCGACCGCGCCCGTCATCACGTCACGACGTCGAATCCCAGCCATCAGTGCCCCCATCGGTCGGATGTTTCCCCAGCGTTGGCCGAACCTTATGAAACCGGGCGAAACCCGGACAACCGCCGAACGTCGGCATGACCGGCGGCGCGCGTGCTGTCCTCGGTGGCCGATCAGCCGTTCGAACGCGGTAAATCCCCAGATAGAGGGGCATTTTTCGAACATATGTTCTATACTTGGAGGAGTCGCGCGGGAGAGCTGGAGGGCGCTGTGGCCTATGTAACCTTGCCCACCTTCGTCAGTTGCAGCAGCAGTGCGGGCGCCAAGCGCGCCACGCTGGTGCGGCGGCAACGGCGGATGTACGACAACCCGGAGCCGTCGGGCTTCGACTTCTACCGGCGGGCCGCGGCGGCGATCCGCACCGGCCGGGAGGCGGACATGGACGCCGCCGCGATGGACATCCTGGTCGCGAACGCCACGCCGCGCTCGGCGCCGCACTACCGCGCCGTGGCCGATGGCTGGCTGCGCTACCTGGGTCGCCGGAAACCGGCGGTGCTGAACGTCGGCCGTGCCCGCTGGCGCTGCGGGGCGCTGGAGGTCGGCATCACCCCACAGTTCGGCCTGCGCTCGGCGGCCGGGCAGGACCATGCCGTGCACCTGTACTTCAAGGAGGAGCCGCTGAGCAGGGATGCCGCGCACCTGGCGCTGCGCCTGATGGAGCTGAGGATGAAAGACCTCCTTCCCCATGGTGGCGAGCCCCTGGTCCTCGATGTCCGCCGGTCGAAGGCATACACGCTGGGCAGGCGGGACCGGGACCGGCTGGACCACTGGATCCGCAGTGAGGCAGCCGCCTTCCTCACCCTCTGGGAGCCGGTCGCGTAGGCGGGAAGGCCTTTCTCGCGAAGGACCGGACCCGGGCGGCTGGGCACCGCCCGGGTCCGGGAACCGAGTCGTGACCTGGGGTTGAGTAGCCGTACTCAAGACACGGGCGCTGGTTTGGCGGACCGTTGGCGGCTATGGGCAAACCGGTGAATTCCTCGTCCCCCACCACGGGGGCCTTCTTCGCTCAGGCGGCCATCTCGTTCGGCGCGGCGGTGTTCGCGGTCGGGCTCGGGGTGGCGTTCCTGCCGGTCGATCCGTGGATCAGGGCGTTCCTCGGCATCGCCATGCTCTACGCGGTCACCTCCGCCTTCACCCTCGCCAAGGTGGTTCGCGACCGACAGGAGAACAGCTACCTGGTGAGCCGGGTCGACCAGGCGCGGCTGGACAAGCTGCTGGCCGAGCACGACCCCTTCAAGGAGCCCGCATAACCGCTGGAATTAGGCTCTTGACATGTTCGAATACCACGGGTGGGTGACGATCCAGGTCAGTGCGGACGGCGACGAACCGGACGGGCTGCTGGAACGCGCGGTCGAACGCGTGGGCCGGGTGGTGCGTGAGTTCGGCAACGCCCAGCTGGTGGACCTGCGCTACGCCAACGGTGTGCCGGTGCTGCACCTCGGCGGAGTGCTGAAGCGGCCGAGCACGGTGGGGGCCTCGCTGCTGCACCTGTTCATCCGGGTCGGGGAGCTGGCGCCGGCCTCGTACGGCCTGCTGCACGTCCACGACGACGAGGACTTCGCGCACGGCAACGAGTTCCGCGTGTACCGGATGGTGCGCGGCCAGGTCACCGAATGCGCCGACCCGTTCCTCTCGCCGGTGGTGCCGACGGTGGTCGACGAGGACGTCTACGCGGAATTCTGAAACCCGGGACGGACCGGCCGCTGCAGGGGAGGCAGGCCGATCCGCCCCGGAGACTCGAACTAGAACTGCACGTCCGCGCACTGGTAGAACGCGTTGCCGGTGTCGGCGATGTCCCACACGGCGAGGATCAGGTGCCTGCCGGACTTGGCGGGCAGCTTGCCGGTGTGCGTGACGGTCCAGCCGGGGCGCTGGCCGCCGAACGGCACCGAGTAGA
The genomic region above belongs to Amycolatopsis sp. YIM 10 and contains:
- a CDS encoding M28 family peptidase, yielding MAGIRRRDVMTGAVALAGAAAIGLNPATAAAAGRQRPGAAAKPDLAFGDYPVVARVRAQRALEHLKVLSDDIGPRIAGTAGELKARDHIASTLRKLRYQVTVQPFPVADKFLGQIRIGGETWQTGSSPQGAQNATFSGEVVDVGSGAAESFPADVTGKIVFYAGVTNNATAYQLAAERGAAAVLIGRLSATADRKLSAFSPTIPTPVQIPVLGLAQVQAEKLRDRLKSGNAQLELSSDHYTNLTSYNVIAERPATVPSADQGVVMVSAHYDSVPGSPGANDDGSGTVLCLELARVLRYLPTRKAVRFALWGSEEYGLIGSRYYVNNLPDAEAKRIAGCFQNDMVATSYDPATVYWLLSVDGADNAVTQAVGAAAERLGYDPRVQGPVARGSSDHVPFFERGIASGNFSWRGESGPAALEPTYHTPEDTIADNVSLERLQVSLELIGAAAYDLLRRE
- a CDS encoding Imm7 family immunity protein, whose amino-acid sequence is MFEYHGWVTIQVSADGDEPDGLLERAVERVGRVVREFGNAQLVDLRYANGVPVLHLGGVLKRPSTVGASLLHLFIRVGELAPASYGLLHVHDDEDFAHGNEFRVYRMVRGQVTECADPFLSPVVPTVVDEDVYAEF
- a CDS encoding YiaA/YiaB family inner membrane protein; amino-acid sequence: MGKPVNSSSPTTGAFFAQAAISFGAAVFAVGLGVAFLPVDPWIRAFLGIAMLYAVTSAFTLAKVVRDRQENSYLVSRVDQARLDKLLAEHDPFKEPA